From the Conger conger chromosome 14, fConCon1.1, whole genome shotgun sequence genome, one window contains:
- the LOC133109624 gene encoding odorant receptor 131-2-like, which translates to MNSTWDHMDMFKDAFIKNFVLVFVAIIFNYISGTLVFIFFTNQIFYTEPRYILYFNMVINDMVMLTLTVAIHVGSYIWPLFKMPVCCIVTIISLITHMNTPLNLAGMAIERYIAICDPLHHAEVCTVRRTYIALAITWGVAAVPAFSDLVITLAMQPLSFFSTAILCFISNVFTTPYHEVRVTAVQVIYISFVWLTLIYTYFRVLFVAKTASTDPISAQKAHNTILLHALQVMLSMLSYVTPWCNAFLLQSFPEQRTTILFLTFFIGSVLPRLLSPLVYGIRDQKLFMYMKGYFPCRLSVVKVRPT; encoded by the coding sequence ATGAACTCAACATGGGACCATATGGACATGTTTAAAGATGCTTTCATCAAGAACTTTGTTCTTGTTTTCGTGGCGATAATCTTCAACTACATCAGTGGGACATTAGTGTTCATCTTCTTCACCAACCAGATATTCTACACTGAGCCGAGGTATATACTCTACTTTAACATGGTGATTAATGACATGGTCATGCTGACATTAACAGTGGCTATACATGTTGGATCCTATATTTGGCCACTTTTCAAAATGCCAGTCTGCTGCATTGTAACTATAATAAGTCTTATCACCCACATGAACACCCCCCTGAATCTGGCCGGCATGGCCATTGAGCGCTACATCGCCATCTGTGACCCTCTGCACCACGCTGAGGTCTGCACTGTACGCAGAACCTACATCGCCCTAGCCATCACCTGGGGTGTGGCAGCCGTGCCTGCATTTTCGGACCTCGTAATTACACTCGCAATGCAACCACTTAGTTTCTTTTCCACTGCTATTCTTTGTTTTATCTCCAATGTGTTCACTACACCATACCATGAAGTCAGAGTTACAGCAGTGCAagttatttacatttcttttgtgTGGCTAACTTTGATCTATACTTATTTTAGAGTCCTGTTCGTAGCGAAAACCGCCAGTACAGATCCCATTTCTGCCCAAAAAGCTCACAACACAATCCTGTTGCATGCTTTGCAGGTAATGCTGAGCATGCTGTCTTACGTCACCCCTTGGTGCAATGCATTTCTCCTGCAGTCATTTCCTGAGCAGAGGACGACGATACTCTTCTTAACTTTTTTCATTGGGAGTGTTTTACCACGCCTCTTAAGTCCATTGGTCTATGGAATTAGGGACCAGAAGTTGTTTATGTATATGAAAGGATATTTCCCGTGTAGATTGTCTGTTGTAAAGGTGAGACCAACTTAA